The Deltaproteobacteria bacterium genome has a window encoding:
- the meaB gene encoding methylmalonyl Co-A mutase-associated GTPase MeaB, translated as MNRVQKILAGDLRTVARLIRDIDDGLTEARGLLKELYPHTGKAYVIGITGSPGVGKSTLVDRMIQYLRAQGKTVGVLAVDPTSPFSGGAILGDRIRMQRHSTDEGVFIRSMATRGHFGGLTPSTRGAIAVLDAMGKDYILVETVGVGQDEIEIVRSAHTTLIILIPGMGDDIQAIKAGILEVGDVFVINKAEREGVQKTRQELMMMIEMDKDRKTKGGWKPSIFLTEAVKNEGIEDLMKGIEEHRAFLLKKDPAHLEKFQYDRARMELFDLVKQDVIQVIMEHLTRTGQWEVFIQDLIHKKTDPYSLSEEIIARYLNECRVPAS; from the coding sequence ATGAACCGGGTTCAAAAAATTTTAGCCGGGGACCTTCGGACCGTGGCCCGTTTGATCCGGGATATCGATGATGGTCTTACCGAAGCCAGGGGATTGCTCAAGGAATTGTATCCCCACACCGGGAAGGCCTATGTGATCGGCATCACCGGCTCCCCCGGGGTGGGCAAAAGCACCCTGGTGGACCGGATGATCCAGTATTTGCGGGCCCAGGGAAAAACGGTCGGGGTCCTGGCCGTGGACCCCACCAGCCCCTTCAGCGGTGGGGCCATTTTGGGAGACCGCATCCGCATGCAGCGGCACAGCACCGATGAAGGGGTTTTCATCCGCAGTATGGCCACCCGGGGCCATTTCGGGGGTCTCACGCCTTCGACCCGAGGGGCCATCGCCGTCCTGGATGCCATGGGCAAGGATTACATTTTGGTCGAGACGGTCGGAGTAGGGCAGGACGAGATCGAGATCGTCCGGTCGGCCCATACCACTTTGATCATCCTCATACCCGGCATGGGAGATGATATCCAGGCCATCAAGGCTGGTATCCTGGAGGTCGGCGATGTCTTTGTTATCAATAAGGCCGAAAGGGAAGGGGTGCAAAAGACCCGCCAGGAATTGATGATGATGATCGAGATGGACAAGGACCGGAAAACCAAAGGTGGCTGGAAACCGTCCATCTTTCTGACCGAGGCGGTCAAAAATGAAGGGATCGAGGATCTGATGAAGGGCATCGAGGAACATCGGGCTTTCCTGCTCAAGAAAGACCCTGCCCATCTGGAAAAGTTTCAATACGACCGGGCCCGCATGGAGCTGTTTGATTTGGTCAAACAGGATGTCATCCAGGTGATCATGGAGCATCTGACCCGTACCGGCCAGTGGGAGGTCTTCATCCAGGACCTGATCCACAAAAAAACCGATCCCTATTCCTTAAGTGAAGAGATCATCGCCCGTTATCTGAACGAATGCCGCGTGCCGGCCTCGTAA
- a CDS encoding PAS domain S-box protein has translation MKNPKPSPAEPECEERYRLLTENAGDTIWAVDLTGKLTYISPSVEGLCGFTPAECLARSLNKALTPASMTLIREDTQKIIAEAASGEPLKAHRLELEFIHKDGTSVWAEATSNAMFNAAGELVGIQGISRDITERKRAEEALQRSEARFHTIFAQSPAGIELYDAGGKLIDVNPACLEIFGVESADVVRGFDLFTDPNLPTEARSRLEQGEPVQYETAFNFELVRQWVLYPTTRSGQCFLNCLIAPLHGPDHSITGYLVHVQDITDRMRAEEALRESETRYRQLVDKTDTGFVVVDDQGIVIEANEPYMRLIGAEKLEEITGHSVIEWTAPEAQESNTASVALCARQGFIQDFETIYTHRNGSRLHININATTHETPDGKRLISFCRNITKRKQMEEALRESEMRLRTVIEAVQEGITFSDKKGYFEAYNSRMEKLTGYSADEANASSDFTTLLYPDPKDREKALAGLSELTTIGMSREAETKIRTKDGTQKHILVSTTLIPYKNQRMFLSSYHDITERKLLEAELRRQSIVDELTGLFNRRGFLTLAEQQLKFAERAKKSLILFFMDLDHMKWINDTMGHREGDRALIEIATVLLQTFRKSDIIGRMGGDEFAVLAIDTAHEVGQTVARLCESLDSFNQSKTRTYKLSLSLGTAHFDPDNPSSLDDLMARADNLMYREKRTKRQIRHGS, from the coding sequence TTGAAGAATCCAAAGCCCTCCCCTGCGGAACCCGAGTGCGAGGAGCGCTACCGTCTGCTCACCGAAAACGCCGGTGATACCATCTGGGCGGTTGATCTGACAGGAAAGCTGACCTACATCAGCCCTTCGGTTGAAGGCCTCTGCGGATTTACCCCGGCAGAATGTCTGGCGCGAAGCCTTAACAAGGCTCTCACCCCGGCCTCCATGACCCTCATCAGGGAGGATACGCAAAAAATCATCGCTGAGGCCGCCAGCGGTGAACCCTTGAAAGCCCACCGCCTTGAATTGGAATTCATTCATAAAGATGGTACCTCAGTCTGGGCGGAAGCGACATCCAATGCTATGTTCAACGCCGCCGGTGAACTAGTAGGGATTCAGGGCATCAGCCGGGACATTACCGAGCGTAAGCGGGCCGAGGAAGCGCTGCAGAGAAGCGAGGCGAGATTCCACACTATCTTCGCCCAATCCCCGGCCGGCATAGAATTATACGACGCCGGCGGCAAACTGATTGACGTCAATCCGGCATGCCTGGAGATATTTGGTGTCGAAAGCGCCGACGTCGTAAGGGGATTCGATCTGTTCACCGATCCCAATTTACCTACCGAAGCCCGCAGCCGCCTTGAGCAAGGCGAGCCGGTCCAGTACGAAACAGCGTTCAATTTTGAATTGGTTCGTCAGTGGGTACTCTACCCGACGACCAGATCCGGGCAGTGCTTTCTGAACTGTCTCATCGCTCCGCTCCACGGGCCGGATCATTCCATCACCGGCTATCTGGTACATGTGCAGGACATCACCGACCGCATGCGGGCCGAAGAAGCCTTACGGGAAAGCGAAACGCGCTATCGCCAACTGGTGGACAAAACCGATACGGGATTTGTAGTTGTTGATGACCAGGGAATTGTCATTGAGGCGAACGAACCATATATGCGGCTGATCGGTGCGGAAAAGTTGGAAGAGATTACCGGGCATTCGGTGATTGAGTGGACCGCACCGGAGGCACAGGAAAGTAACACTGCCTCGGTGGCCCTCTGTGCCCGCCAGGGTTTTATCCAGGACTTTGAAACGATTTATACGCACCGTAACGGATCGCGCCTCCACATCAATATCAATGCCACAACCCATGAAACGCCGGATGGGAAACGTCTAATCTCTTTCTGCCGAAATATCACAAAACGCAAGCAAATGGAAGAGGCTTTGCGGGAGAGTGAAATGCGGCTCCGCACGGTGATAGAAGCGGTGCAGGAAGGTATCACCTTCAGCGACAAAAAGGGGTATTTTGAGGCCTATAATTCAAGGATGGAAAAATTAACCGGTTACTCGGCAGACGAGGCCAATGCCTCTTCGGATTTTACCACCCTCCTCTACCCTGACCCGAAGGATCGCGAGAAAGCGCTCGCCGGACTCAGTGAGCTTACCACGATAGGCATGTCACGGGAGGCCGAGACAAAAATTCGGACGAAAGACGGAACACAAAAACATATCCTCGTTTCAACCACACTGATACCGTATAAGAATCAGAGAATGTTTCTGAGCAGTTATCACGATATTACCGAACGTAAACTCCTGGAAGCCGAACTCCGCCGGCAATCCATTGTTGATGAGCTTACCGGATTATTCAATCGAAGGGGATTTCTGACCCTTGCCGAGCAGCAACTGAAATTTGCCGAGCGGGCAAAGAAAAGCCTTATTCTGTTCTTCATGGATCTTGATCACATGAAATGGATCAATGATACAATGGGTCACCGGGAAGGCGATAGGGCCCTCATTGAAATTGCAACGGTTCTCCTACAGACCTTCAGAAAATCGGATATCATCGGTCGTATGGGCGGGGATGAGTTTGCAGTCCTGGCCATCGATACCGCCCACGAGGTAGGACAGACTGTCGCCCGTTTATGCGAGTCTCTCGACAGCTTTAACCAGTCTAAAACAAGAACATACAAACTCTCCCTGAGCTTAGGTACGGCACATTTTGACCCTGATAACCCCAGTTCACTTGACGATCTCATGGCCAGGGCCGATAATCTGATGTACAGGGAAAAAAGAACCAAACGGCAGATACGCCACGGATCCTAA
- a CDS encoding cobalamin B12-binding domain-containing protein: protein MTQERKIRILVGKPGLDGHDRGSRIIARAFRDAGFEVVYTGLHQTPEEIVQAALQEDVDLIGLSSLAGAHNFLLPRVMELLKEKGAEDIALIGGGIFPDEDIVSLKEKGVKEIFTPGATLDGIVKWVRENIRPRQS, encoded by the coding sequence ATGACCCAGGAACGGAAGATACGCATATTGGTAGGAAAACCGGGATTGGACGGACATGACCGCGGCTCCCGCATTATTGCCCGGGCCTTTCGGGATGCCGGATTCGAGGTGGTTTATACCGGCTTGCATCAAACTCCGGAAGAAATCGTCCAGGCCGCTTTGCAGGAGGATGTGGACCTCATCGGCTTGTCCAGCCTGGCCGGGGCCCACAATTTTTTGTTACCCCGGGTAATGGAATTGCTCAAGGAAAAAGGGGCCGAAGATATCGCCTTAATCGGCGGCGGCATCTTCCCCGACGAGGACATCGTTTCCTTAAAGGAAAAAGGGGTAAAAGAAATCTTTACCCCAGGTGCTACGTTGGATGGGATCGTTAAATGGGTTCGGGAAAATATAAGGCCGAGACAATCATGA
- a CDS encoding superoxide dismutase yields the protein MAAAGTVAALTTGGLPGTVRAASPQALPPLPYPENALEPVITARTIGFHYGRHHKGYVDNLNKLVAGTEYADWSLEKIVTGTAGRAEKSAIFNNAAQVWNHTFYWKSMKPNGGGEPPAVLKRKIEASFGSVEACKKELAGAALSQFGSGWAWLVLDGLKLKTVKTANADVPFTTGLKPLLTIDVWEHAYYLDYHNRRADYVNAVLDKLINWEFALQNAG from the coding sequence ATTGCAGCCGCAGGCACCGTCGCAGCGCTCACGACGGGCGGTCTTCCCGGAACCGTCCGGGCAGCGTCGCCCCAGGCCCTGCCCCCTCTCCCTTACCCTGAAAATGCCTTGGAACCGGTCATAACAGCCCGGACAATCGGTTTTCATTACGGGAGACATCACAAGGGCTACGTGGATAACCTGAACAAGCTTGTGGCCGGCACAGAATATGCCGATTGGTCTCTGGAGAAGATCGTTACCGGGACCGCCGGACGGGCAGAGAAGTCCGCAATCTTCAACAATGCGGCGCAAGTCTGGAACCACACCTTTTACTGGAAAAGCATGAAACCCAATGGGGGTGGCGAACCGCCCGCTGTCCTGAAGCGCAAAATCGAGGCCTCTTTCGGCAGCGTGGAAGCCTGCAAGAAGGAGCTTGCCGGCGCAGCCCTTTCACAGTTCGGGAGTGGTTGGGCCTGGCTTGTTCTTGATGGCCTCAAGCTCAAGACGGTCAAGACCGCCAATGCCGATGTCCCCTTTACAACCGGTCTGAAGCCGCTGCTTACGATAGACGTCTGGGAGCATGCCTATTACCTGGATTATCATAATCGCCGGGCCGACTATGTCAATGCCGTGCTCGACAAGCTGATCAACTGGGAATTTGCCTTGCAGAATGCCGGCTGA